The Microbacterium oleivorans genome contains the following window.
CCGCACGGCGCCCACGCTCTCGCCGGCGCGCTTCGGGAGTCGTTCGACTTCGACGAATGGGGCGTCGTCCTGGGCGTGCTGGGCGACAAGGACGCCGACGGGATCGTCGCCGCCCTCGCGCCGGTCGCCGCCCACGTGTTCGCGACCGCGCCCGACTCCGAGCGCGCGTCCGAGCCCGTGCTCGTCGCCGACCTCGCGGAGGAGCGCGGTGTCGCGGTCACCGAGCACCGCGACCTCATCGAAGCCGCGGAGGCCGCGCGGGAGTGGGCCTCCGCTGCCGATCGCCGGGCCGTCGTGATCGCCGGGTCGGTCGTGCTGGCCGGCGAGGCCATCGCGCTGGCGAACGCGGAGGACTGGAAGTCGGGATGGCGGTCGTGAGCGCGCCCCGTCCCCGTCGGCGCCGCGGCGCCGCGGAATCCCTCGGTTCGGTGGTCCTCGGGTTCGAGTCGATCGTGGTGTTCCTGGGCGGCCTCACGGTCTACGGTCTGGACGCGTTGCCGGCATCCGTCCCGTCGTGGTGGGGCGTCGTGCTCGGGTCGCTGCTGGCTCTCGTGATGATCCTGACCGCCGGGGCGCTGCGACACCGGTGGGGCATCGCGCTGGGGTGGGCGCTGCAGGCGATCCTCGCCCTGGGGGTGTTCCTCGTGCCGGCACTCGGCATCGTGGCCGTCGTTTTCGGCGCGATGTACGCGTATGCGACGATCAAGGGGGCTGC
Protein-coding sequences here:
- a CDS encoding DUF4233 domain-containing protein is translated as MAVVSAPRPRRRRGAAESLGSVVLGFESIVVFLGGLTVYGLDALPASVPSWWGVVLGSLLALVMILTAGALRHRWGIALGWALQAILALGVFLVPALGIVAVVFGAMYAYATIKGAALDRRNAALAADESNGD